The Tripterygium wilfordii isolate XIE 37 chromosome 21, ASM1340144v1, whole genome shotgun sequence genome segment GCAACATTTGCTTTGTAAAATGAAAAAAGGGTTGGTCTCATTTATTAATGCACCCAACAAACTTGATCGGCCAATTCAAACATATCCTtacaataatgataaatccCATTATCCCCTTCCAGGGTTAGATCTATTCTTACAAAACCCAATGGGCAATGGCTAAAAAAACACAGGTTAATGAACTGGTGCACTCCGGaaccaaaaggaaaagaaatggcAAATGTTATTTAGAATGGTCTACCAAACGGAACAATAAATTAGTAGGCTTATATTCGCCTCCGAGAAAACATGCACTAGCTTTTTGGTGGATATGTATATTGTTATATTTTacaataataatttaaatattttataatttagttCTAACCTAATCTAGAGCTCGTGAAATATGTGACAAGTGCCAAAAACTGAAAATTCTTAACTTTTAAATAAATAGTGTAAaactataaataaaattattttttcattaggTAGCCCATGGAAACTCAagtctcttaaatgaaatttaaaactttttaattctccaaatacatgttagatttttaaaacaattacatattcagaatcaacgcataaaactctttctaacaagattcattgtcgataagttttatcgggtacgtgaatcttaatttcattgtttttttcaatggaatttcaaaaataatgcattcataaataaaacaatgaattctaaactgtgtttttaaaaaacaatagaatctatattaaaacaataaattttggacaatgaattccatgataaaagagtggaataaacATGTTAAGCTCCCATGGACAACCAAACTGATgtgttacatgtcatttttattattttttggttaAAAACCCGAACCTAAAATTTAAGATCcgaaatttaaattatttttgataACGTAAATCTACTCAATTGCCCACCAAATAATTGGCTATGGAACTCACTCAGCTACCCATCGAACAACTAGCTCGGGCCATATTGACTAAAAAATATACACCTTCCTCAACTAACTTTTAGCactaaaaaatatacaaaaaataattacttaaaaataaataatattatgcTCGATTAACTATATAATAAAAagtgtttttgaaaataattattatttatataaagaaagttttatttttcaagaatatatatataccaattaTTTAACTATGGAATATGAAGTAATTAATCTCCCATGTAGGACacacaagaaaaaaatcaaaagtattgaaattaatttaaatatttatcaagaaataaatgtataaattttaattatttgtgaGGGAGGTCTTTCAAACAACCAATAGTTCAAGGGTTTCAAAATCGGATATGATAGTTGAAGGGTCTATGTACTTGTCCCCATTAGCATAAACGTTTGAAGTTTGCTAGAAATCCCACCCATTCACATACTTGATATTGTTCGTTTTAAGTTTGTCAATTCCTTGTGGATATATCGAGTTAGCACGACTTTCTTAAACTTAGGAAAAAACCTCATGCATGTGATAGAGGGCTCACACTTATAAACGCACATCTCTTGGCATTGCCCAAACAAGTCGATAGGTGGAGGTCCATCCAACAGGACCGAGACAATGCTCCCATACCATGCTAGAAATCCCACCCCACTCACATAcgtaatattgtccgctttgagtttGTCGGCTCCTGTGAATATATCGGGCCTACACGACTTCGTTTCTCCTAAGCCCAACAAGTGAGTTGGCACTTAAGCTTAGGAAAATGTCTCATGCATGTGAGAGGGCCTTACACTCATAAACCAACATCTTCTGACATTGTCATTCGATGTGGGACACAAGAAGTGTTAACAAAGTTCAGATCTAATGGTCTATGGGTCTATATGATATGAGACGTGTGTTGCACTAATTTTCCATGTAGTATATTTAAATTGAAAACGTtatcatatatcatataatatgtatataaaacTATTAATACGTAATTGATATTTTTCTTGATAACTAAAATGTAGTAGTTATTTACTAAATATTACAATGAAAATCTCatgaaaacaatattttatataattttagcATATATAACTAAATGATCTGCTACAACTATTTTACTAGTAAAATGGCTTATTGGGATGAATATTTGCAGTTGAAAGATTTCAAGTAAAACTTTTCATTCAAGTTCTtcagttttttttcttaaaacggGAGATGAGGATTCAAATCCTGATCACCAAGATGATGCACACCATCCTTATCACTCCAATTAATAGCTCGGGTGtcaagttcttgagttttactACATAGGCCAAAGGCGGATAATTACTCCTCATAAATAATTACATGATATCCTACACTTAATATTGACCTTGaatgaaataataaattttggatgaCCAGGTAACTTAATTTCATTAGCATCTACAATGTGGAAAATTAATGTAACTTTTTCAACCAAAGCATGCCACTTCAGCTAAAAATGAATATAAATTTCTCTAAATTAATTAgcttaaaattattttgttatttgtttcaaaTTCGTGGTGAATACATATAATGAAAATTATGAAATGactcttttgttttatttttagtcAATTCggtaaaggagaaaaaaaaaagttttaccaATTATTTATGGCAGTGTGACATGACATGGGTAATTATTATAACTAAATTTTCATTCATTATAATTTGTACATGctaaaaattgaatgaaaaataatcACCATTAATAATAAagatcctcaaaatcactataTATAACAAGCTTTACCAGACGACATCTCCCCACCACACCAAGCTTAAGACTCAAAAAGCTACAGTACCACATTATCCATCCCAGTAAGACTATTCTTCCCAtacatacgtatatatatataaagacatatatatgtatttatatattgtGTTTGTGTTAATATATAAAAAACCTCTTTTTCTTAGTCTAACGATGGAATGTAATGCAATGTAAGCAGGAGAATGACCATGGCAATGAAGTCTATGCAGAGAGTGGCGAAAGAATTGCAGGATATAAAGAAAGAGCCTAATCCAGTCGCCAGTATTGGTAATTCAGTTTCAAAAGAtagattttatattaattggaaaaatgaaaaattcagtTAATTATGCCATCAATCTTTTTTAATTTAACTCGTTTTTTGTTTGTGGTGGATAGGACCAAAGGATAGTCGTGGTAATGACCTAAGCATCTTGGAAGCCTGCCTTATGGGTCCTGATGGTAGTCCTTATGCAGGGGGTGTATTTAGAGTCTCGATAACTATACCCGATAGATATCCAATGAAGCCACCCAAGGTACTCAATTCTTTTACCTGCGTATTGTCCGCTCTAGGGTATCACTAAAGTTTTCTTACATACGGAACTTATATAtttattcttcttatttttttggcaGGTcaagtttgaaacaaaaatttacCACCCTAATATTGATTCCAGGGGTAACATTTGCCTCGACATTCTTAAGGACAAATGGACTCCTGCCCTTGGCATATCCACTGTACGTATTGAAATTCTAAAATTGGCTTCaactaatttatttaatttctaatatatacatatacatatatatgtacatatattgtCATATGTCAGGGTTAATTAACTAATTGGTTTAATTGTGTTTACGTGTTTGTGACAGCTGCTTTTGTCTATAAGTTCACTGCTGAATGAGCCCAACCCTAATGATCCATTGGACCCCGCTATTGGCAGACAGTACTTAAACGATCGTGCCCAGTATATCATGACTGCTCAGGAGTGGACCCGGGACAATGCATGAAATAatagaatattttttttgtttttttttcaaatgttgAAATCCTATATGGAGAATAACCTTGGAATAATCATCCATTATTGTGATGACCCaagtgaataaaaaaaaaattaatccgTAATAAAAAGGTCCAAATAGAGACTTGCATAATttctccctatatatatatatatatcaagcaCAATGATCCAAAAACATATCATCTGCAATACCTCTTCAATTTACATGTTCATAACTCATAAAATCTTGCTAATGATCATCTAAATAAGAGGTGTATCTTTGAACAGGTaaatggtcttttttttttactacaaCA includes the following:
- the LOC119987859 gene encoding ubiquitin-conjugating enzyme E2-16 kDa-like, with the translated sequence MKSMQRVAKELQDIKKEPNPVASIGPKDSRGNDLSILEACLMGPDGSPYAGGVFRVSITIPDRYPMKPPKVKFETKIYHPNIDSRGNICLDILKDKWTPALGISTLLLSISSLLNEPNPNDPLDPAIGRQYLNDRAQYIMTAQEWTRDNA